The Methylomonas sp. UP202 DNA window GGTCAGCGTCGCGGTCGCGGTGGGCGAATTCGTCGCGCCGACTTGCGAGAAGGCCGCGCAGGTCTTGAAAACCACGGCCTTGCATGACGGCGTCGTGATGCGCTCTTTATACGGTATGTGGCTGCGCGAGGGCGACAGCTTCATTAATGTCCGTAGATTGCAAGATGACGGTACCTTGGCCGACATTCGGATTTACGACATCGACGACCAGCACCACGTGAGTCGAATCACCCAAGCCGAGCGAGCCCAATTTCTAGGCAACAAACAATGGAAGTTGGAAAACGTCCGCTATTCCGAAATCGGCCAACCGCGAATTTTGGCCGGCGCCCAGCCTGAACAGGCCTGGACTTCGGGCATCGATTCGGATTTGCTGAAAGTTGCGGTCGTCAACTCGGACAATTTATCGTTGTACGATTTATTTATGTACATCGACTTTCTGAAACAGAACAGTCAGAAGTCGCAGAGTTACGAGCTGGCGTTTTGGAGTCGTTTGATCAACCCGTTCGTGACCTTCGTGATGCTGATGGTGTCGGCGCCGTTCGTGATCGGCATAGGCCGAGGTACCAGCACCGGTGCCAGGGTGATGGTAGGTATCGTGATCGGGATGACTTTCAACATCTTCGACCGGATCGCCGGTCATGTTGGCTTGGTTTACGACATGAATCCGATGCTAATGGCCATGTTGCCGAGCGCCGTGGTGTTTTGCGTGGCTTCGTTGGCGGTGTGGCGAGTCAGCTAGCGGTGGGCGGAAGCGAAAGGGCGGAGGATTCCGCCCAGGGCGGCATTAGCTTACTTGTGGGTCATGAACAAATAGAGAAATTTACATTTCAGCGTCATATCCTTGCCGTCCAGTTCAACGACCGAACAGTCTTCGTATTTTTCGCGGCCGGGCGTGATTTGTTTTTTGATCACACCGTTTTCGATACTGTATTTAATCGGAATGGTCATTTCGCCGATGCCGCTACGCGCATCTTCGCCGGTAGTGATCAAGGTACCGTCTTTTTGGAATTCCCAGGTGACCTGCAAGGGTTTCCTTTCTCTGTCCAGCGCGAGCGCTTCGGCGGTAACTTGCCATTTTCCGATGAGTTTAGAGTTGTCTTGCAGTTGCACGTCGGCATCAGCGGCGGCCGAGATCAATGCGCCAAACAGTGACAGGGCTATTGTTATAGTTTTCATTCTGGACTCCCGGACTAGGATTGGTGTGAGGCGCGAATATAGCACATCCGTTTCGGCATTATCCCGGGCCGTCCAGAAAAAACAGGCGGGTGCCGGATAGCCGGTCGTGCCAGGCCAAGCCTTCTTTGTCGATCAAACACCACGCAAAGCCCAAGCCAAAAATTGCCCATGACAGCAGGCCGCCAATAAAGCGCACGCCGGCCCGCCGCCATCCCAGTTTGCCGCCGGCCTTGTCCGCGACTCGAATTTTCCAGGCCTTCAAGCCGAGCGTCTGGCCGCCATGCGTCCAAAACCAACCGTAAAAACCGAACGCCACGGCCAACAAATACAGCGGATAAAAATATTGGCCGCTGTTAAAGGCTTCGCCGGCATTGAACGGCAGAATCAGCGCGGTTGCGACAAACCAGATGGCCAACAACAGGAATCCGTCGTAAAACACGGCGGCCATGCGACGCAAAAAGCCCGGTGTCGCGGCTTTGGCGGCACCGGGCTTGGCGGTTTCAAAAAGATCGTGACGCAATTATTTTTCGAACAAAGCCAGCTTCTGGCCCATGTACATGCTCATGCCGACCAGACAGCCCAGCATGACCAGCGAAAACAAGAAAGGCGGCCGGTGAAACACCAGCAATGCGAAATCGGCCACGAACAAACTGGTGAACAAGGGTTGGTCGATAAAACCATTTAATATCTTCTTAAACATACGCTCCACGCTCCGAAGTAAATTGCCCGCCGCCGGAGCCCGGACAACGAGGACAGTCATCGATATTATTTAGTATCGCCGCCACTCGGCGAGTCTCTGAATTCTACCTATAAAGGTAGGGATTGTAAAAGAAAGCGCTCGATTGAGCATGAATCTGGCTCGGTGTTATGATAAAGGTGCCCGGCCGGCTCCGATCCTGCTTGATAGCCTTCGACCCGCCGCCACTTAAAACTTTAGGGATAGAGCCATTTTTAGTTTTTTCAGAAGAATTTTCTCGCCGCCCGGCACCGCTGTCGAAGCGGCTCCAGTCGCGGCGCATTCCAGTAATGCCCCGAGAATATACGCGCGAGCCGAACATTGCATCTCCAGAGCGCAAATCAGCGAAAATGCGTTGAAGGTATTGTTGCGGCTTAAAAAAGCCGATTTCGAAGCTTATTTGGTTGGCGGATGCGTCAGGGATTTGCTTTTAGGCCGGGAGCCGAAAGACTTCGATGTCGCGACTAACGCCAGTCCCGAGCAGGTTAAGCAGATCTTTCGCAATTGCCGAATCATAGGCCGGCGCTTTCGGTTGGCTCACGTGTTTTTCGGTCGGGAAATTATCGAAGTGGCAACGTTCCGAGGCTCGGAGGCCGAGGCGCCCGATCAGCAAGTCGTTCACGAAGATGGCCGCTTACTGCGCGATAATGTGTTCGGTACGTTGGAGGAAGACGTCTGGCGGCGGGATTTCACCGTCAACGCGCTCTACTATAATATCCGAGATTTTTCGGTCGTCGACTTTACCGGCGGCATGAGTGACCACTCGGCCGGCGTCTTGAAGCTAATTGGCGATCCTCAGCAGCGCTACCGGGAAGATCCGGTGAGGATGCTGCGCGCGGTGCGCTTCGCGGTCAAGCTGAGTTTCAGCTTGCATCCGGATACCGAGCAGCCGATATACGAACTGACGGATTTACTAAAAAGTATCCCTTCCGCCCGCTTGTACGACGAAGTGTTGAAGCT harbors:
- the lptG gene encoding LPS export ABC transporter permease LptG; translated protein: MNVLTWYIVKEIVKGSLIAVLLLLTLFNLFSFSDELKDLGQGNYGLKQILWFLTLTSPRVFYELVPSSALLGSLFVVGSMANNREIVAMRAAGLSIAWIIRSIMLAGLVLVSVAVAVGEFVAPTCEKAAQVLKTTALHDGVVMRSLYGMWLREGDSFINVRRLQDDGTLADIRIYDIDDQHHVSRITQAERAQFLGNKQWKLENVRYSEIGQPRILAGAQPEQAWTSGIDSDLLKVAVVNSDNLSLYDLFMYIDFLKQNSQKSQSYELAFWSRLINPFVTFVMLMVSAPFVIGIGRGTSTGARVMVGIVIGMTFNIFDRIAGHVGLVYDMNPMLMAMLPSAVVFCVASLAVWRVS
- a CDS encoding lipocalin family protein; the protein is MKTITIALSLFGALISAAADADVQLQDNSKLIGKWQVTAEALALDRERKPLQVTWEFQKDGTLITTGEDARSGIGEMTIPIKYSIENGVIKKQITPGREKYEDCSVVELDGKDMTLKCKFLYLFMTHK
- a CDS encoding RDD family protein, whose translation is MRHDLFETAKPGAAKAATPGFLRRMAAVFYDGFLLLAIWFVATALILPFNAGEAFNSGQYFYPLYLLAVAFGFYGWFWTHGGQTLGLKAWKIRVADKAGGKLGWRRAGVRFIGGLLSWAIFGLGFAWCLIDKEGLAWHDRLSGTRLFFLDGPG
- the pcnB gene encoding polynucleotide adenylyltransferase PcnB codes for the protein MYARAEHCISRAQISENALKVLLRLKKADFEAYLVGGCVRDLLLGREPKDFDVATNASPEQVKQIFRNCRIIGRRFRLAHVFFGREIIEVATFRGSEAEAPDQQVVHEDGRLLRDNVFGTLEEDVWRRDFTVNALYYNIRDFSVVDFTGGMSDHSAGVLKLIGDPQQRYREDPVRMLRAVRFAVKLSFSLHPDTEQPIYELTDLLKSIPSARLYDEVLKLFLAGYGVQTFEMLRHYGLFAILFPDTDRCLASQEQDFPRLFVIRALENSDARFNDGKTLTPYFLLAALLWEPLTVSAQQRIDHGENETLAYQNAANEVLGRQVKITAMPRHITQSIRDVWFLQQKFTRTVGSRPFRLLEQPKFRAAYDFLQLRAETGGADPELVAWWTGFQEADEDERHRMTAPPKGGGKPRARKTGRYRSRSKQPNSQ